A window of Onychostoma macrolepis isolate SWU-2019 chromosome 01, ASM1243209v1, whole genome shotgun sequence contains these coding sequences:
- the irs2a gene encoding insulin receptor substrate 2a: MASPPLKGGPVLSNDNNIHSNNIRKCGYLKKQKHGHRRYFVLKDQSDGLSARLEYYENEKKWKNKSAAKRVIFIDSCLSINKRADAKHRYLIALYSKDEYFAVAAENEQEQESWHADLTDLLSKGKVCDSSVSSSASSLVGFEEGNYGMITPAYKEVWQVNLKAKGLGQSRNITGVYRLCLSSRTISFVKLNSEVASVTLQLMNIRRCGHSDSFFFIEVGRSASTGPGELWMQADDSVVAQNIHETILEAMKAMKELSEFRPRSKSQSSGSNPISVPTRRNLNNLPPSQTGLVRRSRTDSTAATSPVPKFSSCRIRTASEGEGTMTRPVSMSISENGSPTAVGRNHMSRSNTVSVGCRTSEPSLLHHSRSMSMTMSHSPPSAVSPLSLSSISMNGSISSAVHRPSSCNDSVSGSPNDTGFLSCDDYSSSPGDVRYNLANRSDTPSSLSSTPPSREASELHGYMMMDRPTQNKMWPSSREMLDVETYRKRTYSLTTPRQQVAHSQVSSASLDEYMLMRAANSHSGRSTNSASPKVSYPEDYGDIEIGSNSNVGDDGYMPMTPGMAPQGAKNDHYMPMSPMSVSAPKQIINPRLHPQPTGSGCTTISPSSGSLEDSGYMKMWSGSKFSLESSDGRAVSGEYMNMSPVDSCVSPTPPDYLLGQCEPAQRPSPSLSIRFNKQQAPKRAEDDQYVLMSPQSQNPTEEANRVSALPPLRRPDGIAYRARVNRPNRLSLDTLRMLPSMTEHPLPCEPKSPGEYINIDFAAATQYSSPSIVSVENQGSLSNLRQGSPLSDYMNLNQKSHSPKLREALSSPLDAMPELAECPCPLNERAFFLNEQRNSPCPSGTGKDNYTEMSFNSGQISPPFLTQNDESASVSPTSRVQRLNLSDQGVSTGIGAFLLAASSVDPNGGAKVIRADPQGRRRHSSETFSSTTTVAPVFPSFAHNVKRHSSASVENVSVRSSEGSDEEYGSPMCRETSAGYQNGLNYIALNLMEKQEMGNCELVGFKTGGCCKAGINGLHATPYVCLGFKETATTVQD; this comes from the coding sequence ATGGCAAGTCCGCCTCTTAAAGGGGGACCCGTGTTATCAAATGACAACAACATTCATTCAAACAACATCAGAAAATGCGGATACCTCAAGAAGCAAAAGCACGGACATCGGCGCTATTTTGTTTTGAAGGATCAGAGTGACGGACTCTCTGCGCGGCTGGAGTACTATGAGAATGAaaagaaatggaaaaacaaGTCCGCTGCAAAAAGAGTCATATTCATCGACTCCTGTCTGAGCATAAACAAGCGCGCTGACGCGAAACACAGATATTTAATAGCACTCTATAGCAAGGACGAGTATTTTGCTGTTGCTGCGGAGAATGAGCAAGAGCAGGAGAGCTGGCACGCAGACTTAACCGATTTATTAAGTAAGGGAAAAGTGTGTGACAGCTCCGTTTCTAGTTCGGCATCTTCTCTGGTGGGCTTCGAGGAGGGAAATTACGGTATGATTACACCAGCGTATAAAGAGGTATGGCAAGTAAATCTTAAAGCAAAGGGACTTGGGCAGAGCAGAAATATCACTGGAGTTTACAGACTGTGCTTATCAAGTCGGACAATTAGCTTTGTGAAACTTAACTCGGAGGTGGCATCTGTGACACTGCAGTTGATGAATATACGCAGATGTGGGCACTCTGATAGCTTTTTCTTCATTGAGGTGGGAAGATCTGCTTCTACTGGACCTGGAGAGCTGTGGATGCAAGCAGACGATTCTGTGGTGGCACAAAATATACATGAGACCATTTTAGAAGCCATGAAAGCGATGAAAGAGCTGTCAGAGTTCAGACCACGCAGCAAAAGCCAGTCATCGGGATCAAATCCCATCTCTGTACCCACTCGGCGGAACCTAAACAATCTACCCCCTAGTCAGACGGGGTTGGTGAGGAGGTCAAGGACGGACAGTACAGCAGCGACATCTCCTGTCCCCAAATTTTCCTCTTGCCGAATACGCACAGCAAGTGAAGGGGAGGGTACCATGACCAGGCCTGTCTCCATGTCAATATCTGAGAATGGGAGCCCGACAGCTGTTGGCCGGAACCACATGAGCAGATCTAACACAGTCTCTGTGGGCTGCCGGACATCAGAACCATCCCTGCTTCATCACAGCAGGTCTATGTCCATGACAATGTCCCACTCGCCACCATCTGCTGTAAGCCCACTAAGTTTGTCCTCAATCAGTATGAATGGATCCATCTCATCTGCAGTACACAGACCCTCCAGCTGCAATGATTCTGTTTCTGGGTCACCCAACGACACTGGCTTCCTCTCATGTGACGATTACAGTTCTAGCCCGGGGGATGTGAGGTACAACCTAGCAAACAGGAGTGACACTCCGTCTTCTCTCTCCAGTACACCACCCTCACGAGAAGCCAGTGAGCTCCATGGTTACATGATGATGGACAGGCCAACCCAAAACAAGATGTGGCCAAGTAGCAGAGAAATGCTGGATGTGGAGACATACCGGAAGAGGACGTATTCTCTGACAACCCCGCGGCAACAGGTAGCACACTCCCAGGTTTCTTCAGCGTCACTTGATGAATACATGCTGATGAGGGCTGCGAACAGCCACTCTGGACGGAGCACAAATTCTGCCTCTCCTAAGGTCTCATACCCAGAAGATTATGGGGACATTGAGATTGGCTCTAACAGCAATGTGGGTGATGATGGCTACATGCCTATGACACCAGGCATGGCACCTCAGGGTGCCAAAAATGATCACTACATGCCCATGAGTCCTATGAGTGTTTCAGCACCCAAGCAGATCATTAACCCGAGGTTACATCCCCAGCCCACAGGCAGTGGCTGCACTACTATCTCGCCCAGCAGTGGATCTCTAGAAGACAGCGGGTACATGAAGATGTGGTCTGGATCCAAGTTTTCTCTTGAGAGCTCTGACGGGAGAGCGGTGAGTGGAGAATACATGAATATGTCGCCTGTTGACTCATGTGTCTCGCCCACACCACCAGATTATTTGCTGGGTCAGTGTGAACCAGCACAACGGCCCTCCCCATCACTAAGTATTCGCTTCAACAAGCAACAGGCACCTAAACGGGCAGAGGATGACCAGTATGTTTTGATGAGTCCCCAGAGCCAAAATCCAACAGAAGAGGCAAACAGGGTTTCTGCCCTGCCCCCTCTTCGTCGTCCTGATGGCATAGCATACAGAGCAAGAGTCAACAGGCCCAATAGGTTATCTCTAGACACTCTGAGGATGCTTCCCAGCATGACAGAACATCCTCTTCCTTGTGAGCCTAAAAGCCCTGGTGAGTACATCAACATAGACTTTGCTGCTGCTACACAGTACTCTTCTCCCTCTATTGTTTCCGTGGAAAACCAAGGCTCATTGTCCAACCTCAGACAGGGATCCCCCCTCTCAGACTACATGAATCTCAACCAGAAGTCACACTCTCCTAAACTGAGGGAAGCACTCAGCAGTCCCCTGGATGCAATGCCAGAGCTGGCTGAATGCCCATGCCCACTTAATGAGAGGGCTTTTTTCCTCAATGAACAGAGGAACTCACCATGCCCATCTGGCACAGGTAAAGATAACTACACTGAGATGAGTTTCAACAGTGGTCAGATCTCACCTCCATTCCTGACTCAGAATGATGAGAGTGCTTCAGTCAGCCCCACTAGCAGGGTTCAAAGGCTTAATTTGAGCGACCAGGGGGTTTCAACTGGAATTGGTGCTTTCTTGTTGGCTGCCTCTTCCGTAGACCCAAATGGAGGAGCGAAGGTGATCAGAGCAGACCCTCAGGGTCGGAGACGGCATAGCTCTGAGACCTTTTCATCCACCACCACAGTTGCACCTGTCTTTCCTTCCTTTGCACACAATGTTAAGCGCCACAGCTCTGCCTCAGTTGAGAACGTCTCTGTCCGAAGCAGTGAAGGTTCTGATGAGGAGTATGGGTCTCCCATGTGCCGAGAGACTTCAGCTGGTTATCAGAATGGACTTAACTACATTGCCTTAAACCTCATGGAGAAACAAGAGATGGGCAATTGTGAGCTTGTGGGCTTCAAGACTGGTGGTTGCTGCAAAGCAGGAATAAATGGATTACATGCAACTCCATATGTGTGTCTGGGATtcaaagagactgcaaccactGTACAAG